From a region of the Primulina eburnea isolate SZY01 chromosome 7, ASM2296580v1, whole genome shotgun sequence genome:
- the LOC140837240 gene encoding uncharacterized protein: MLSLNKPFTSFPLQISCPIQHCHIYSLPVGRPIRSTRDNDSNTTSSDDVNASPTLPPPITPPETVEIRFKRGSRKRRKQQEDGVINKMPSKKASAPKDWESMNLTEKATELYIGEKGLLFWLNKLAYASIFIIIGGWILFRFVGPALNLYQLDAPPLSPTSILKGS, from the coding sequence ATGCTATCCTTGAATAaacctttcacttcttttccCTTGCAAATATCATGTCCAATTCAACATTGCCACATTTATTCTCTACCTGTAGGACGACCTATCAGAAGCACTAGAGATAATGACAGTAACACCACTAGCAGTGACGACGTAAATGCATCACCAACTCTTCCCCCACCCATCACACCACCAGAAACAGTAGAAATACGGTTCAAAAGAGGTTCGAGGAAAAGAAGAAAGCAACAAGAAGATGGTGTTATCAATAAAATGCCATCTAAGAAGGCTTCGGCTCCCAAGGACTGGGAATCCATGAATCTCACTGAGAAGGCAACAGAGCTGTATATAGGTGAGAAGGGTCTATTATTCTGGCTTAACAAGCTAGCTTATGCTTCCATCTTTATAATTATCGGAGGATGGATACTGTTCCGTTTTGTTGGTCCTGCACTCAACTTGTATCAGCTGGACGCCCCTCCGCTATCTCCAACATCCATATTGAAGGGTTCGTGA